The genomic window TaatattaatcacattttagtttttattttagttttttcaattttaatgaTTATGACCTGTAGCTATTGAAACTCATAATTTAGTTATGTAGTAAATTAAATATCAGaccaatatttctgtttttttctgtttgatggaaatgactgatttaACAGTGGTCTAGCAGATGGCCAGTGACACCCTCCACAAGACACAGAGACATTGATAATGGCTGGTTGTTCAGTGATgcgtttaaaaataaaaaaggttgaGTAGAAGAAAAAGGTGTAGTAGGGAAAAGTCCAGAAGCAACAAACATAACCACAGCCTTGAGAAGAATGTTTCCAGGAAGATAAATGTCACATTCCTTGTGTTAAGTCACTCTTGAACCAGAGATGTCAGAATTGTCCTGCTTTGTTGGGGAAGAAAATGAACTAGACTGCTGTTTAGTGGTCTAAAGTCCTCTTTACAGATTATAACAAATTTTCCacttcatttggaaatcaaggttaCAGAGTTTTGGAAAAGAGTGAAGAGACACAGAAACCAAAGTTTGCACAGTCGGTGATAATTTTGGGTGCTATGTCATCTGCTAGCTGGACCAAATTCAACTCGACCTAGAAAATGAGCATTTTCATGGTTTCCTCTGCTGAAATGCTGTATTgagatgtttgatttttttttttccagcaggatTTGGCACCTGTCCACACTACCAGAGATAAACAAAGCTGGTTCAGTGACCATAGTGGTACAAACTGCCCTGACCATAACCTCATAGAAAATCTATGTAAGCTGGGCTTCAATTACGCCTCGTATGAcccagtaattcatgcaaaagaagGTACAATTAAGTATTGAATCCATGTACTGTACAATACATGAAGATACTTTTCAGCATGACATTTCtgcattgctgttttttttttatatagtgtTTGATTATCCAAGGAATTGAATTGTGGATTCTTATTAGTACTTTAAATCTATCTGTGTGTAAAGTATCaatgaatttcactttttgagcAATATTACTGATTTAATTTGGATGATGTCTTGATTTCTAAAGTATGTAGAATCTGTTTTAACTATTCTGATTATACATTCTTACAAATTCTATTTTTACATTAcatggaacttttttttcttttacattgtgGGTAGTAACTTGTACCTCAGGCTGACTCCTGAACTTTAGGACTCAACTTTACATTGACTGCTTATTATAAATGGGATTACTGCAGGTTTTTGTAAGGTAGTGCTAAAGGTGCATTTTATAGGCACTGATTATTGTAGAGAAACTGACAACCCACCCCCACATCTGGCTACTCCTCCTCAGTCACTGATTAAGCTACTCTGCACATGCATAGGCACTCACGTTATGGCCTCTGCACAGGTTTTTTCAATCTTCATGGGCCAAACTAGGCAGGCTTCTGCTATTTTTAgcaccatgaaaaaaaaaaggtcctcCTCCCCCTGTTAGTACTTCTCAGTTCTGGTTCAACAGTAGCAATGAACATGCCTCGGGACCAGCCATCTCCACCCACCAATTCCAGTTAAGTGGGTGCACACCCCAAAACACAGCTGCTTCTTAGGTCTTTCTGGATCAAATAGGGGCTTTTCCATCAGGAAGCTTGGCCTCATGTATCTGCTTGCCCCGAGTTTCATATGAGGAATGCGTACTGCAGCTCTGCAGATTGCACAGATTAGCTTCTGTGATGTGGTAGCTTGTCGGTCGTACACTTGCCACATGTGCAAAGACCGGACCCCCCTCTgcgcatttcttttttttttttttttttgtcccccagAGGAGACAATTATTGCAAGAGGCGACACAAACAAACCAAGAAAAGCAGCGGAAGTGTGTGAACACAACAGCAGAAACAGGAGAATAAGAGGGCCGTGTCTGCCGTCAGGCAATAATTAGAGGGAAGAATGGCGAAGGGAATGATAGTTTGGCAACAACAGTTGTAATTTTCCCATGAGTGCAACTTATAGTCAGTTTTCATAACTCATTGTCCAAGTGCTGTTTGCTCTCTGACAGTGTAATTAGAATTTATAATTTACTTGTGCTTTAAATTATgttcttaaaatggaaaaaaaaaaaaaggtctccAAACAATTCCCTCCAACAATAACCTTGCCCTGCAAAAAGTGTACCGCCTGATTCCCTCACTGGTTCTTCAGTCATGCATGAACACGTCTAACTGCGGTCATAACTGGGTTGCGGGAAAGGTTTGAGAATGAAAAGAAGGAATGTCACCTTGCCAGGCCCGACRCATTGCACCGTTCACTCACAGAGGGAGGCAATGCTGAGCAAATATTCTTGCTGcaatcttcttcttttttttgttgtagaaaTTAAAGTGTATATTTTCTTTACTCTCTATTTTACAAACTTTTGTTCCACAAACCATTGCATCAATCCACACTGATgcaatgggtttttttttaaactaatttaataaaaatgatgcaCTACAAtctatttttctcatttaaaattgACGTCCTTAGTTCCTTTCAGCTGAGAAAGGCAAGACTGTGTGCAAACCAGTTATTACAACAGGAGTATGAAACCTTGCTGCACCTTTTTATGTCGCCAGTCCAGTTACAGTCTGACCACCTGTTGCTACATTCTAACTACACCAAGCACGTCCACATGGGCAGACGGTTGACGTCACTATGCCCCGCCTCCTACCTTGCTTCCTCCTATCTGATTGGACGTCAGTAATGGAGCGGGGGGAGGGCTTTCTGTGAGAGCtactgagtttttcttttccctgtaAGTACCGTAGTCAGAAAGTTTCTGTGGGACCAACCCGATGTGTTGATTCTGTCGGACCTGAACTAGCCGAACAAGCGACGTTTTGATATATATAGTTTATGTTTATAGGCTATGGTTGGAGATTATTGCTCCTCTTGTTAAGATAAGAAAGTTATGCGCCCCCAGAAAAACCCAAGACCTCCTTTAACAGCGAAAATGGTCATTCAGGCAGTCGGAAAAGTACTAAGGTAATAGcctacttgtttttttcttattttctaattattgCGAGTAATTTgtgattagttttttctttattatatttGTATGTTTGCTTTTCACCCATAATTGGCCCCTAATTCactaagcatttttatttttaccgcGCTGTTTTTCATATGAACGTCAGGTTATCGCTGGGTTTGCGTCCCTCCAGATAAGGAGACGTGCTGAGAACTAGCGCCTTGGTAGCGAGTCATAAACTCTCTGTCGCTTAAATGCTGTAATTACACAAGACCCCCTGGTTCCGGGGGTCACCGCAGATTACAACTCAGCGATGATGATGAGGGGGAAGAGTTGCCAGGGAgtcgtctttctttttttgttctttctaaaaaaaagtttaagcgAAACTCGGAGAACTGCAACCCTCTCCTGATGtattacatatttaatttggGGAAAATTTtggagacaaataaaaaaacgtttaaCGTTTAAGTTTTGTGCTGGTGATGAGTCAGGAGATGAGAAGAATGGGAAATATTTAGTGTTACTggtgactttgtttttttaaagggaatatttaaagaaaattttagAGGAACTGGTTGGAAATTTAAAGTAATTGTAGTTATCTgctcaaaataaagaaatgtctaAGGATGAAATCGTTTTTGTGAAAGGCTTTTAAAATATACTCTGGGAAAATCTTAGTTGTAGGACAAAGTCAACAACATCAGGTTTGCTTTCTTTCCATATTTTAGAACCATTTTCTTCTCCATTTAATCTATATTTATGTAcataaaacttgattttttttaaacaatgtgttATGTCCCCTGCCATTTAAAGTTCTAAATTTGGGGAGCTGGGTTcacgctttaaaaaaaagtgctgttGTCTGACAAACTAGTGCTCCATTCAGACTAATTGCATGTTTCCAACTCTTAGCCATTATCTCTAAAGAGTCAACAATCAAGCTTTTCCTGGCTAATATGGATtttccctgttttgttttttttatttattattattattattattattattattattattattttgctttttttccccctgaactTTTAATATCGATTCCTAACTCGTATAGAGAGAAGCTGTTCTGGTTCTTTGATAGAGGTAGTGAGTAAGGCAATTGGTGTTTGACTTTCAGATTAAGAGAGTTCAATCTCttactgattgattgattttattttatttttttgcctgttttgtttttgtgtattcCAGTTTAATTGCCATTGTGAGTATGTTGCTTTAGGGGACAGGCTCTCCTGGAAATGTTTCCTCTTACCTTTCATGTCAAAGGAgaggtgtgtttttatttttcagcagcttGAGAGCTAAATGCCTcgagaaaaaagttttgttgcACAATAGCAGTGTGAACGTTGATGGTGAGGAGGCTATCACCATCAACCTGCGTGTGCACAATACAGGCAGCTGAACTGAAAGTATTACTCTGTGACGTAAAGTCTGTTGCAACATCAGCGACAGGTAGAAACGAGTCTTGTTGAACCTACTTTATTGGGAAGTTCGACCTCCTCCTTATGAAGAAATTGGTTACCTCTGAGGAAATACAACAAAGAGGGTGATTTGACACACTTCTTCTGGgtgggggaaaagaaaaaaaaaagcaaaagtggcTATGCCACAGATGACAAGGAAGAAAGTTGAGTTAATGAGAATGACGGTAAGGGTTGTAAACTTGTAGCTCTTCTTTTAATGCGTTTCCTTCTCTGGTAAATTGTTGATTTCCTTTGGTTTAGAAGCAGTTATAAAGATGAGCGGTAAGAATGGAGTGATAAATATAAGCTCATGACCCATTTGAGGtgaaagatttaaattttttgggagtgaaacaaaaaaacctctttGATGGAGCATATTTAACAATCTGATTATGttattatttagatttacaGATAATCATGCAGAGAATTCTGggttgattctttttttttcctcttatcaAAACAGTATTAGAGTTTATATTCTTACTCtgaagttacatttaaaataatgcaatgGCTTATGCCCCCCATCCCCACCAGTACCCTTGCTTCATACACCTTCGTGCTGTGATGTTGATGAGGCTTCATTATGGTGCTGCATGGGGGTCCATGTGAACACTGCAAATGGGATTTAGGACAGGATGAGAAGAGGAAGGTGGGACAGTCAGAACTAACTAAGGTTAGTGGTTAAAACACTTTGGAGGGATAAAGACTGAGCTCGTTGTCGGTGTTACTTTGGATTGCGTTGACTGCATCCAGATGCCAGCAGTTCTACRCCCCTWCCATCCGGAGGGCCAATGTCGGCAACAGTTGTGCAATATCTGGCTTGGCAGGAGCCCCGAGCTTCAGGGGAAAGTCATTACATGGAGGTTATTAAACAGGTGTCAGTTTAGTTACAAGAGTttccacacaaaacaaaagtcagtaaaaaaaattatgggctCTACCTGAACTTTTCCAAGCTAAAAAGCACCAAGGCTTTAGGGAAGAGAAGAGAGATTTAGGAGCAGATTGTTCTACTTTTATGAAGCACTTACGTTTATTCTTCTTCATGGCTCTGAAATGTTTCTCCCCTGTGATTCCAGGATAAATTGGAACCAGATTCTGGTAGTGGGACCGGATTCAAATTGTACTCGAATTCAGGCTAAGGCCATTTTTACCCCAGCCGTACTCGGCTACTTGTTTGCCACTTGGTCGGCCAACACAGAGCAACAAATATTTGCACCAGCCTGAGGCCAAGCAGATGTATGTTTGAACAGCCTTCAGCGGACGCGCACGTGCCTGGACAAACACCGCTTCTCAAACCGGACAAAACTCGCTTCTTCTAGATTATCTCGGAGGGCCTGGCGGGGTGAAGGAGGCGGGGGGCGCAGCTGTTGGGACCAGCTGGACCATGAAAAGTGAAAGGGGGCTGCAGTCAGTGTGGCCTTTCTGTGGAAGacacaggtgtgtgtgcgtgtgtgttgagGGGACACAAGAGGAAAGGTAGTAAATGAAGACGGCTTGATGGTCGGGGGTGTTGGGAGAAAGCGAGAGGAGAAAATTGGAACAGCTGTTGGTCGTTTCTCTGACCTCTGTATCGGCCAACAATAAATGTCTATTTAAAGCGTACCTCTGATCTGGTCTGTTTTtggcagaaacacattttcccatttcttctccattttacagcacttacctgcatgtgtgtgtgtgtttgtgggagGGGCTATGAGCTGATCAAGATAAATCTGGTCCATCAATCGCGATTCTATACCAGTTTCCTTGCACTTCTTCCAGATAAACACATCTACATCACTCCTTCTGATTCACATCTTTCATTTTCACTTGGAATGAGAcgtttttggtttggttttctaGATCATCGTGGGTTTACCCTGCTGGTGCCAGACAGGCTGCAGCTCCGGTCCAAATACATGCCTGACCTCACTTTTCCCTTAAATTCTGCCTTGTGCTCTGCCCAAATCTGGTGAGCAGAACGAGGCGCCTCGATGCCTTTTATGGTAAAAGCTTTTGCCAAGAACAGGCAAACCTGTGTGTGTTATGCAAGCCCAGATAAGAGCTGGTATAGAGGACGTTTTCtgtacattaaaataatgactttggAATTTCTCCCCCCCTTGAAGTGTTTACACTAAAAACGGAGGAGTTTGTTTGGAAAGTTATGAAACTGCAGAGGCAGAGAAGATGGCAGGAAGTGGCTGtgaagctgtttttaaaaggatCCTTTCATAAGAGTCGAACAGTTTTTCCGAGATGCTTTACAAAAACCTTTAGCTACGAGAACTGAGGTTATCTGCAAATGAGGCTTTGTCCTTGGGCAAAACAGTTTTCACATGATGAAACATGTAGCTCAGAGCAGAAAACCACCTGATTCTGCCTGCACTCCCACAAACAAGCCGAGGTTTTATGATCGACTGGATGGATACAAAGAAATGAAGGAATAAAATGGACTGAAGTTTTTGACCAGTAgtcaaaaaaacccaaaagaaatCCAGGAGTAGATATTGGAAAAATTAATATTGACTAGTAAGTAGCAATTAACTAATCAAAGGTGCCTTTTAGCAGAATTTCAAGTCCCAAAGCCGGCTCGGCAGCTGAGTGATTTTGAACAAGAACCAGTTTGGGTTGCTCAGACGTTAAACATTTCACAGGAAATCATCAGGCAGTTTCCCTTTGTCAGGGCTGATGATGAGTTGGATGACTGcaagcacataaaaaaataaacgtttaCAAAGTAGGAAGGCTGCAGGCTGTGTGTGCGCAGTTACACGCTGACATGCCCTTCTCTTGTACGCTGGGTGGAAAAGCGAGGCAGCACTTCCTGGGAAGGGAATGAAACTGCAGAGTGCCAGAAGGCCCCGAGCCTCTCGGTTCTGTCATGTTTtgaaagtgtttatttgttCCCATGGATATCAGCTGGAATCGTGTCAGTTTGACCCCTCCTTTCTTTTCTCAACCTTATATTTCTTCCCTCTAAATCGTTTTCGATCGACTGAGGGGctacatgcatgtttttggttttgccTGGAGGAAAAATCTGGAAGAGATGGAGTCGGTGACTGCTAAGACAGGAAGTGAGGGTCAGCGGAATCAAGACGCATTCAGGGAGCAAATTCTATCTTCCTTGTCCTCACACAAACCCAAACATCAGTGGACTTAAGCCAATCAGGACCAGGAACAGAGAGGAAATGTTAGAGCGGAGCGCCTATCAGGCAGGGTCTCAACAACCTTCCGTGTTGCTCAGAGGACCGAGCAGGCATCCGTCTGTATTGTGTGTCGAGGTTTCTGGCCTTTGACCCCACAGCAACCCGCTTCTCCTGCAGCAGCCTGAGCAGGAGCCCGAGGGGTGAGAGGTCAAAACTCGGGGTAGTAAAGGCAGGGTGTGATGTGACGTGTCTGTGCTAAAAGTAGCGGTGGAAGCACAACGCGCTGCGGACGGGCGACTGTGTGAGGCTATTTGAGTCGATGTAAGGTCGGAGATCTGCAGTAAAGATGCGACAAGTGGGTGTTTGTGGGGTCTGCAGTGAAGTCGGTGTGAAAGTCTGGGTTGGGgagcatttttttgtgtgtttatgggTTCAGTCGCCCCCATGCTTCATAGATCTGCAGGTGTGACCTCACTGAGGTTCATTTTAACTATGATTTTGCTGAGGTCTccatgaattattttatttcttctttttttttttttttttttgcactgcagAGTTTAGGCTGGCATCGCCAGCTCCCTGTTGCTTTTAAGAACGACTGCCTCGATCGAAAAGCGTGCGCAGCTTTTCAAAACTGTCCTCGTTTCCTCTGTGTTGCAGGAAGTCGAAGACGAAGCCAAATGGAAAGAAGCCGCCAACAGAGGAGAAGAAGCAGTATGTGGAGCCAGAGTTCACCAAGATCCGGGTGGTGGACTTCGACCTGAAGGAGCTGGTGGTGCTGCCCAGAGAAATAGACCTCAACGAATGGCTAGCGAGCAACAGTGAGTGActgacatcatcatctgagCGTGCCGAGTTCAAAAACCACTAACATAAATGCCGAGTTATTAAGAGTAATTAAACACTCTGCAAGATGAGaggtgggggtttttttatgtcGTTAAGAAAAACTATACCTTAAAGCTCAGTGTTTGCTTCGACTTGTACGGTTTTCCCTTTGGGGCTTGAGTTGATTTTCCCAGCATGTGTGTGCACTTATCTTCAGGAGAGAAGAGGCTCCAAATATAAATCTAGGTTCTGCTAAACACTCTGTGGGATGAAGTGATCAAACTTTTCCTGGTCGATACTAATTATTTTGTATTCACGAGGTCAGACCTGCAGCTTTAGGTTTTCTTGGATGCATTTAGTGAATAAAATAATGGAGCATATCTCTGATAaagatttaaatgtatattttactaAATTATAGATGGTGCAAAATTACCCATACACCCCAAATTCAATGCTCGTAATGTCAAGACTAAACATAAATATGGCTGCATGTATCATGTTGAATGAAAAACTTGTTTGGAAGACGTTGCTGTGGGTATTTTCCACTGAAGTTGTAAGCGTTAAGTAAACCGATGGATTCCAGATGGAATGTCGTCCCACCAGTAAAAACTACACGGTTGCACACATCTAAACtgtgaaacaaatatttcagactGTTTTTGTCACCGATCAAAAACAGTCAGATTTGGCTCGTTTCCAGCACTGGAGCCGTTTATCTCTTTCACTTCTAAGTGACGACACTGTCCACTGTTGTTGATGATGCTGACTTGACAATATTTGTGTAGCCTAGTTTAgtcctctgcagcagcagatgacaCGGGATGGTTGCCGTGGTGTGATCTGTGCGTCTTTATCTGTTTCGCAGCGACGACGTTCTTCAATCTTATCAACCTGCAGTACAGCACCATTTCAGAGTTCTGCACCGGAGAGACCTGTCAGGCCATGACGGCTTGTAGCACGTAAGTTTGTCTGCAACATGTTTTCAGCAGCGAACAACATATTGGttaatttattagaaatatcTGGTCAGGGGCTCCAGGTGGCTCCGTATAGAGACGCTACAGTCCTTGTTTCACCGGTCTAGGGTACAATTCCTGGGTCTTTTCTTCCTGTCATTCTCTTCTCCATCACCTTAATGAATAAAGACCACAAGTGCcaagagatgtaaaaaaaaaataataatcagaatgaactttttgttctgctttaaacTCATTAATGGTTTATTTTGGTCCCTGATTGTAGCCTATTAGCACCAAATCTTCTCATTACTGCCATTTTTATTAGCATCCTGTAAAGGTGTGTAATCTCTTATTATAGATGCATCATCTGACAtgtataaatgttgaaaattttcatttaattacaattctttgatattttgttacaaaataaaatatataggTACCCCtaacagttcattttaaataaaggctttttaaaatcttatatATATAACTAGAGTTTCTGGAAACTTTTGACTAATAATCCATTACTGTTTCCCTCTGGTATGAATCGATGGCTCATTTCTCTCAGCCACTGGTAACTTTGATGCCACCTTGGGGGAACCAAGTCTCTGTAGTAACTATTAAACACTATTGACACATACTTTGGTCAGATAAAAGTAAGATTGTTGCTCTTCAGTTACAAACATTCACCAGTGGGCTTTGCATAAAACAAAGAACGKCTgtttaaatgactttattcCCTCTGTGGAGTTCAGAGGAGGATCTATGATGCTACATCCTCCTCTGaacgtttttttaaaatttcagagtaatttttaaaagtactttgaCTGCATCATCTTTTCTCTGCGGAATAAATGTTCAAGTAaaattggattttctttctgtttatggTGCTgtagtaaattattttaaggctttttacactCCTGTATTGGACCTAATACACTCCTGTATTAGGTCCAATTAGGTGGTCAGCCCTGCAGATAAGAACTTCATAAACTTTCTTTCCCCCTCTGACATTTCCTCACTTGTTAATTTTTCCACAGATCTATTTTAAGAGTGTTTGTGATGTAGTCATTGTGGTATAATCACTCACCTGGACAATTTCCTGCAGATTTCAGGAAATTGCAGTATATCCTCTTCGCCTTCTGCAGCCTGCTGATATTAACACAGACCGACTTCCTTAATGCTGTAATCAAACTGTCACTTATTTACCTTTTTAGATGTAATTAAAACTCGCTCCCGGGTCGCTTACCAGAGCTGAAGGTTTCGTAGCAGCAGTTTGTATTTTAGCTCTTTTACCTCTGAAAACATGCTGGCATATTTATGGCATGAAGGGAGGCGACTGACTGCAAGTATTTATGTAAGCAGGGAGCCTGTCGGCGTGTGGTTCTGTCATCCTTTTAGTCTCTAAAGAGACGCCTTCTGTGTGCTGAATGATGGTAAAATCTGATCAGCCACACATCCTAAGCAACACATAACACACAGTCTTGTAACTTATTAACCAATCTRCAAAATGACCTGACAAACCCACCTCCACCACTGACTAATGGCGATCTGGTAGCTTTTCCGTGTAAAAGAAGCTTGGCGAGTTTCCCTCTTGAGTCAACAGTGGATTTTTCCATGGCTGTCACCTGAAGCTAGTCTTGTTAGCCTCCACTCTGAGAGGAATGGAGGAAGCGTGCTTGGCCTGCARGAGTGAGCGCAGGAGACGGTGTCCTGTTTTACTAGCCGCGTCCATTCTGCTGYGGTGATGAGAAGCAAYGAGTTAACGCAGGAGAAATAAACACTCCAAACTAATATTAAATACGCTTTGTGGCGTAGCCTCTCTCTGGATTGAATTATCCATTTTGCAACACTACGCCTTATATTTATGACTACCTTTCTCCCCTTCCTGCTGTGCAGCGCCCCACCCTTTCCTGCCCCCCCTCTCCCCTCTTTCTGCGGTAAAGCCGCAGTCGCAGCAGCGTCAGTGCCCCTGCCCACGGGCAGAGCTTGGCACTATTTtaggaagaaaatgtttccatgatCTTTTGAGGGAATGGAACCATTTAGCAGCTCTTTTAGGCCCATTTGGTTCGGGTGGGTGGATAAAGTGCTCTGTGTGTTCATTGTTGGTCTCACTTAGCTGGTTCCATTTTGGATTGTGCAAACAGcgataaaatctttttaaaacWGTTTTSCCCATTCAAAGCAGTTTGAACGCAATGAAACGTAACAGTTCCTGAAATATAATCCGAGTGCATTTATAGTCTGGACGACAGCGGCTCTGGGCCGTGTTTGCCTCAGATCTGCGCTGTGTGTTTGCACCTTGCATCGTCTGTGTGAACATACTGCTTTATAAAATTACTCAActctttttgtcacattacagccgTGAAACTTCACTGTATTTCactgagattttaaaatggaaaggAAACGATGttatgttgcatttgttttccttcctctgttaACAAGTTTTAGAGTCTCCTATTTGAACACTTccagctgcagatgtttttggAGAAYGCCTCGACCATCTTTACACACCTAGAGGCAGGTTTTCATAAATTTAATCAGCTTGGACAAGAGCATCTGTGATTATGGAGTCTTGTCACAAATTCTTAATTGAATTcaggcctggactttgactgggccattctagcCTGATCTAAAACATCAAACCaaagctctggctgcatgtttataGAGTCAAAATTcgtaaattattttaatattaccaTTAAGATGGCCTCTAGAGGTGGTCGATTGgtctgaaatttattttatttttgtttatgagacaaaaaaggGCTGAATTATAGATATTTACACCTCCTGCTGCTTTACAATTTTTGTCTACCACACACAATCTCCATAAACACACCTGAGTCTGTGGCTGCAATAGGAACAAATTAGGGGTGTGTGAGTACTTTGGCGAGGCATTGCGGGGCGCTATGATTGGTGTGACCAGTAGGTCTCCTGCAGGTTTACTCAGGATTTGTAATGTCTGGTCCTCCACCTCCCACACACACGGTGCCTCAGCTGCACCCTCGCTCTCATTTTATCAGCCAACGAACCGACTCCTTTGAGCCCTGAGATCATGCTTTGTTTCTTCACTCatcctgttttgtttgtctgaCTCATGGTGAGCATGCTAAAGTCTCTCAGGTGACTTCTTCCCACTGACGAAATCTTTTTCTTACCTGTTCTTCCAGATGTTTACCTGCTGTTCTGGGTTAGTCCGAACAGAAATGTTGGGCCAGCAACTGGTCTGGCCCTGAGAGATCAGGGAACTGGTTCCAATTGGACTCAAATAAAACccaatttgtttatttagctCTTATTATTACTGTGCTGCTTGATTCAGAAAGTTGTTAAGTTTTTTTCCTGATGAGGAAACAGAGCAGCTGATTGTTTCTAAAGGTTGATTATGCATCATCACTGGCTAATGTGTTGTTCATCCTCCTGTTGCTCCAGGAAGTGCTCTTGTTTTTGTCTCGGCTGCCGTAAACATctatttgcatgtttatttaaagttgCACAGTTGCATTATCAAAGGATTTTACAAATTATCAGAGTGGTGATTTTCATGTTTGTCTCTCTTGTCTCTAGAATATACTACTGGTATGACGAGAGGGGGAAGAAGACAAAGTGCACTGCTCCACAGTACGTCGACTTCGTAATGAGTCTTTGTCAGAAACTGGTCACAGATGAGGAAATCTTTCCTACAAAGTACGGTGAGTGGAGCTCTGAGCCTCTGAAGTGAGCCTGACTGATGCTGCACTGCCCCCTGCAGGCGTagagatttaaaatgttgcctCAGAAGTCTGGAGT from Poecilia reticulata strain Guanapo linkage group LG6, Guppy_female_1.0+MT, whole genome shotgun sequence includes these protein-coding regions:
- the mob2a gene encoding MOB kinase activator 2a isoform X3; protein product: MGVLVCCDCFFYRKSKTKPNGKKPPTEEKKQYVEPEFTKIRVVDFDLKELVVLPREIDLNEWLASNTTTFFNLINLQYSTISEFCTGETCQAMTACSTIYYWYDERGKKTKCTAPQYVDFVMSLCQKLVTDEEIFPTKYGKEFPNSFESLVKKICRYLFHVLAHLYWAHFKETVALDLHGHLNTLYAHFIVFVREFNLIDPKETCIMDDLSEILCSPVPAPAPSAPAPAPSPSSQNHVTER
- the mob2a gene encoding MOB kinase activator 2a isoform X4, with amino-acid sequence MDWLMGKSKTKPNGKKPPTEEKKQYVEPEFTKIRVVDFDLKELVVLPREIDLNEWLASNTTTFFNLINLQYSTISEFCTGETCQAMTACSTIYYWYDERGKKTKCTAPQYVDFVMSLCQKLVTDEEIFPTKYGKEFPNSFESLVKKICRYLFHVLAHLYWAHFKETVALDLHGHLNTLYAHFIVFVREFNLIDPKETCIMDDLSEILCSPVPAPAPSAPAPAPSPSSQNHVTER
- the mob2a gene encoding MOB kinase activator 2a isoform X2, producing MRPQKNPRPPLTAKMVIQAVGKVLRKSKTKPNGKKPPTEEKKQYVEPEFTKIRVVDFDLKELVVLPREIDLNEWLASNTTTFFNLINLQYSTISEFCTGETCQAMTACSTIYYWYDERGKKTKCTAPQYVDFVMSLCQKLVTDEEIFPTKYGKEFPNSFESLVKKICRYLFHVLAHLYWAHFKETVALDLHGHLNTLYAHFIVFVREFNLIDPKETCIMDDLSEILCSPVPAPAPSAPAPAPSPSSQNHVTER